From a single Miscanthus floridulus cultivar M001 chromosome 8, ASM1932011v1, whole genome shotgun sequence genomic region:
- the LOC136476110 gene encoding uncharacterized protein has product MWPPMPRRAGNAAARSPHRPRRPLRRSPSPDLYTCASSPTNAATASPEQRPHPQRRSLYVPMDLPPQHHGPWTWSKLLETVQPPDVHLTAIANKRSLLLRATFMAVALKVPKEKTVPVPKFHSSTQASIRMCSHQNKKKQGITAGTP; this is encoded by the exons ATGTGGCCCCCGATGCCGCGGCGGGCGGGGAACGCCGCTGCCCGCTCCCCGCATCGCCCCCGCCGGCCTCTTCGTCGCTCTCCCTCTCCCGATCTGTACACGTGTGCCTCCTCGCCGACGAACGCCGCCACTGCCTCTCCCGAGCAGCGTCCCCATCCGCAGCGGCGTAGCCTTTACGTCCCCATGGACCTACCACCACAACACCATGGTCCATGGACATGGAGCAAG CTACTGGAAACTGTCCAGCCGCCTGATGTTCATCTCACTGCCATAGCAAACAAGAGGTCGCTGCTCTTGAGGGCCACCTTCATGGCGGTGGCCCTCAAGGTCCCCAAGGAGAAGACTGTCCCTGTTCCCAAGTTCCACTCAAGCACACAGGCATCAATCAG GATGTGTTCtcatcaaaataaaaaaaagcaaGGCATCACCGCAGGAACCCCGTGA
- the LOC136476108 gene encoding abscisic acid receptor PYL9-like has protein sequence MGMEPHMESALRQGGLSEAEQRELEPVVRAHHTFPGRAPGTCTSLVTQRVDAPLAAVWPIVRGFATPQRYKHFIKSCDLRAGDGATVGSVREVTVVSGLPASTSTERLEILDDDRHILSFRVVGGDHRLRNYRSVTSVTEFHHGPDEPPAEGAGRPYCVVVESYVVDVPEGNTEEDTRMFTDTVVKLNLQKLAAIATSSSASNSSS, from the coding sequence ATGGGCATGGAGCCTCACATGGAGAGCGCGCTGCGTCAGGGTGGCCTGTCGGAGGCGGAGCAGCGGGAGCTGGAGCCCGTGGTGCGGGCGCACCACACGTTCCCGGGGCGCGCGCCGGGGACGTGCACGTCGCTGGTGACGCAGCGCGTGGACGCGCCGCTGGCCGCCGTGTGGCCCATCGTGCGCGGCTTCGCCACCCCGCAGCGGTACAAGCACTTCATCAAGTCGTGCGACCtcagggccggcgacggcgccaccgTGGGCAGCGTCCGCGAGGTCACCGTCGTGTCGGGCCTCCCGGCGTCCACCAGCACCGAGCGCCTCGAGATCCTCGACGACGACCGCCACATCCTCAGCTTCCGCGTCGTCGGGGGAGACCACCGCCTCCGCAACTACCGCTCCGTCACCTCCGTCACCGAGTTCCACCACGGGCCGGATGAGCCGCCGGCGGAGGGAGCGGGACGACCGTACTGCGTCGTCGTCGAGTCATACGTCGTCGACGTCCCTGAGGGGAACACGGAGGAGGACACGCGCATGTTCACCGATACCGTCGTCAAGCTCAACCTCCAGAAGCTCGCCGCCATCGCCACCTCGTCTTCGGCCTCCAATTCCTCCTCCTAG
- the LOC136476109 gene encoding synaptotagmin-5-like has translation MLFLSRDSITWPVRKVIPIIPGDYSDLELKPVGTLEVKLVQARDLTNKDLIGKSDPFAIVYVRLLPDKMKRSKTINNDLNSIWNEHFEFTVEDADTQSVTVKIYDDGIQESELIGCAQVRLKDLQPGKLKDV, from the exons ATGTTGTTTCTTTCTAGAGATTCGATTACATGGCCAGTAAGGAAAGTCATTCCTATTATACCTGGGGATTACAG TGATCTGGAACTGAAGCCTGTTGGTACCTTGGAAGTCAAGCTTGTGCAGGCAAGAGATTTGACAAACAAAGATCTGATAGGAAAATCGGATCCTTTTGCCATTGTATATGTACGCCTATTACCAGACAAAATGAAGAGAAGTAAAACAATT AACAATGATCTGAACTCTATCTGGAATGAACACTTTGAGTTTACTGTTGAAGATGCTGATACTCAGAGTGTAACCGTGAAGATTTATGATGATGGCATTCAAGAATCTGAATTGATTGGCTGTGCTCAAGTCAGGCTGAAGGATCTACAACCAGGCAAATTGAAGGATGTCTAG